In one Streptomyces sp. NBC_00597 genomic region, the following are encoded:
- a CDS encoding MFS transporter, with translation MSRNAQLTREKGTEAITGRGSRGRWLALSVLVLAVLLVAVDATVLGLATPSLSEDLKPSGTQLLWIGDIYSFVIAGLLVSMGSLGDRIGRKKLLLVGATAFGAVSVLNAYATSPEMMIVARALLGVAGATLMPSTLALIRNIFHDPKERSLAIGIWGATASAGAAIGPVVGGALLQHFWWGSVFLINLPVMVALVLVGIKLLPESKNPVAGPWDLVSVVLSLVGVIGVVYAVKEVATHGVTWGVAAAAALGAACLYAFVRRQFSLPSPLLDMRLFKHRGFSGAVLADLLTVFGLSGLVFFLSQFLQLVQGRDPLEAGLAELPAAIGAVVTGLVAGRYARRYSVRSIVTGGLAAIGLALGALTLIHKESGYPLLGAALLVVGLGAGFSFTVTADVILSSVPKEQAGSASAVSETAYELGAALGIALLGSIVTGVYQGFTAPASVPAPVADAAHESLGGAVEAAKAVDPATAHTMVAAAQDAFVDGLRFASGVGAAVLLATAVAAWFLLRGQKLQGGAEH, from the coding sequence ATGAGCCGCAACGCACAGCTGACCCGGGAGAAGGGGACGGAGGCGATCACGGGCAGGGGGAGCAGGGGGCGCTGGCTGGCGCTCTCCGTACTCGTCCTGGCCGTCCTGCTGGTCGCGGTGGACGCCACCGTACTCGGTCTCGCCACACCCTCCCTCAGCGAGGACCTCAAGCCGTCCGGCACCCAGCTGCTGTGGATCGGCGACATCTACTCGTTCGTCATCGCCGGCCTGCTCGTCTCCATGGGCTCCCTCGGCGACCGCATCGGCCGCAAGAAGCTGCTCCTGGTCGGCGCGACCGCGTTCGGCGCCGTTTCCGTCCTCAACGCCTACGCCACCAGCCCCGAGATGATGATCGTGGCCCGGGCCCTGCTCGGTGTGGCCGGCGCGACGCTGATGCCGTCGACCCTCGCGCTGATCCGGAACATATTCCACGACCCCAAGGAGCGCAGCCTCGCCATCGGCATCTGGGGCGCCACCGCCTCGGCCGGCGCGGCCATCGGACCCGTCGTCGGCGGAGCCCTGCTCCAGCACTTCTGGTGGGGTTCGGTCTTCCTCATCAACCTGCCCGTGATGGTCGCCCTGGTCCTCGTCGGCATCAAGCTCCTGCCCGAGTCCAAGAACCCGGTCGCCGGCCCCTGGGACCTGGTCAGCGTCGTCCTCTCGCTCGTCGGCGTCATCGGCGTCGTCTACGCCGTCAAGGAAGTCGCCACCCACGGCGTGACTTGGGGCGTCGCAGCCGCCGCAGCCCTCGGCGCCGCGTGCCTGTACGCCTTCGTCCGCCGCCAGTTCAGCCTGCCGTCGCCGCTGCTGGACATGCGGCTCTTCAAGCACCGCGGCTTCTCCGGCGCGGTCCTCGCCGACCTGCTGACCGTCTTCGGCCTCTCCGGCCTCGTCTTCTTCCTCTCCCAGTTCCTCCAGCTCGTCCAGGGCCGTGACCCGCTGGAGGCCGGCCTGGCCGAACTGCCCGCCGCCATCGGCGCGGTGGTCACCGGCCTGGTCGCCGGCCGGTACGCCCGCCGGTACTCGGTACGGTCGATCGTGACCGGCGGCCTCGCGGCCATCGGGCTCGCGCTCGGCGCGCTCACCCTGATCCACAAGGAGAGCGGCTACCCGCTGCTCGGCGCGGCCCTGCTGGTCGTCGGCCTCGGCGCCGGCTTCTCCTTCACCGTCACCGCCGACGTGATCCTCTCCAGTGTCCCCAAGGAGCAGGCCGGTTCGGCCTCGGCCGTCTCCGAGACGGCGTACGAGCTCGGCGCGGCCCTCGGCATCGCCCTGCTCGGCTCCATCGTCACCGGCGTCTACCAGGGCTTCACCGCCCCGGCCTCGGTCCCCGCACCGGTCGCCGACGCCGCGCACGAATCGCTGGGCGGCGCCGTCGAAGCGGCGAAGGCCGTGGACCCGGCGACCGCGCACACCATGGTCGCCGCCGCCCAGGACGCCTTCGTGGACGGCCTGCGGTTCGCCTCCGGCGTGGGTGCGGCCGTCCTGCTGGCCACGGCGGTCGCGGCCTGGTTCCTGCTCAGGGGGCAGAAGCTCCAGGGTGGCGCCGAGCACTGA
- a CDS encoding glycerophosphodiester phosphodiesterase: MTQGGAARRTVLGAAVLAAGGGIAGLSAGSASAAQTAPAAGAADPAEAAYAADVRHGGGYRDLPVPLVIGHRGACGYRPEHTLGSYQLALDLGADVVEQDLVPTKDGHLVCRHENEIGGTTDVADHPGFASRRTTKSIDGVAVTGWFTEDFTLAELKTLRAKERIPAVRQRNTLYDGRWDVPTFEEVLRWADREGKRRGRRVWLHVETKHPTYFRSLGLGLEEPLAKLLRRYGRDGRGAPLFLQSFEPSSIQRLSRLVSAPRVVLLSAAGTRPWDFEQAKDPRTVTDLVKPEGLKWIAGFAQGIGPTMDLILPRDAAGKLGTATTLVKDAHANGLVLHPYTARNENTFLPAEYRRGTDPTAYGDAFGAFKTYFEQGIDGIFTDNADTGLLAAEAFRPGRGR, from the coding sequence ATGACGCAGGGTGGGGCAGCACGGCGCACGGTCCTGGGGGCGGCCGTCCTGGCAGCCGGCGGCGGCATCGCCGGGCTCTCGGCGGGATCCGCCTCGGCCGCGCAGACGGCACCGGCGGCCGGGGCCGCGGACCCGGCGGAGGCGGCGTACGCGGCCGACGTGCGCCACGGCGGCGGCTACCGGGACCTCCCCGTCCCGCTGGTCATCGGCCACCGCGGCGCCTGCGGCTACCGGCCCGAGCACACCCTCGGCTCGTACCAGCTCGCCCTCGACCTGGGCGCGGACGTCGTCGAACAGGACCTGGTGCCCACCAAGGACGGCCACCTGGTGTGCCGCCACGAGAACGAGATCGGCGGCACCACCGATGTCGCCGACCACCCCGGGTTCGCCTCCCGCCGTACGACCAAGTCGATCGACGGGGTCGCGGTCACGGGCTGGTTCACCGAGGACTTCACCCTGGCCGAGCTGAAGACCCTGCGGGCGAAGGAGCGCATCCCCGCGGTCCGTCAGCGCAACACGCTCTACGACGGCCGGTGGGACGTGCCCACCTTCGAAGAGGTACTGCGCTGGGCCGACCGGGAGGGCAAGCGGCGCGGCAGGCGCGTCTGGCTGCACGTCGAGACCAAGCACCCCACCTACTTCCGCTCCCTGGGCCTGGGCCTGGAGGAGCCCCTCGCCAAGTTGCTGCGCCGTTACGGCCGGGACGGGCGGGGCGCTCCGCTGTTCCTCCAGTCGTTCGAGCCCTCCAGCATCCAGCGGCTCTCCAGGCTGGTCTCCGCGCCGCGCGTGGTCCTGTTGTCCGCCGCGGGCACCCGGCCCTGGGACTTCGAACAGGCCAAGGACCCGCGGACGGTGACGGACCTGGTCAAGCCCGAGGGACTGAAGTGGATCGCCGGATTCGCCCAGGGCATCGGCCCCACCATGGACCTCATCCTCCCGCGGGACGCGGCCGGGAAGCTCGGCACTGCGACCACGCTGGTCAAGGACGCCCACGCCAACGGGCTGGTGCTGCACCCCTACACCGCGCGCAACGAGAACACCTTCCTGCCGGCCGAATACCGCAGGGGCACCGACCCGACCGCGTACGGGGACGCGTTCGGCGCGTTCAAGACGTACTTCGAACAGGGCATCGACGGCATCTTCACGGACAACGCGGACACCGGACTGCTCGCGGCCGAGGCCTTC
- a CDS encoding helix-turn-helix domain-containing protein, which produces MAMDRDQVLRDAAALLSRKSTATMDEVARAAGIGRATLHRHFAGRDALVRALEELGIRQFEAAFDKARLDEGTAVEALRRLVAESERDAQLLAFLVTENQLFEGDQVNEGWARLDARVSALFRRGQEEGDIRIDLSPAWLTEALYGLIGTCAWAVMDGRVAAKDFQYMIIELLLGGARRSVEK; this is translated from the coding sequence ATGGCCATGGATCGTGACCAGGTGCTCCGCGACGCCGCAGCCCTGCTCTCCCGCAAATCGACCGCCACGATGGACGAGGTCGCCCGCGCCGCAGGCATCGGCCGCGCGACCCTCCACCGGCACTTCGCCGGGCGCGACGCCCTCGTACGGGCCCTTGAAGAACTCGGCATCCGCCAGTTCGAAGCAGCCTTCGACAAGGCCCGGCTCGACGAGGGCACGGCCGTCGAGGCGCTGCGCCGGCTGGTCGCCGAGTCCGAGCGCGACGCCCAGCTGCTGGCCTTCCTCGTCACCGAGAACCAGCTCTTCGAGGGCGACCAGGTCAACGAGGGATGGGCCCGGCTCGACGCCCGCGTCAGCGCGCTCTTCCGGCGCGGCCAGGAGGAGGGTGACATCCGGATCGACCTGAGCCCCGCCTGGCTCACCGAGGCCCTCTACGGCCTCATCGGCACCTGCGCCTGGGCCGTCATGGACGGCCGGGTCGCCGCGAAAGACTTCCAATACATGATCATCGAGCTGCTGCTCGGTGGCGCACGACGGAGCGTGGAGAAATGA
- a CDS encoding membrane-associated oxidoreductase, with amino-acid sequence MEITELTPAERRVWEAFPRGDGVDFREHPEDSSVDGAGWGPERTVRGEVLRALLLGAGPAEEGRVAGLKIKGARIVGELDLRYAAVTHPIRLRDCWFERKPLLYGSQLKALVLGYSTLPGLTAATMRVDVVLRLSCCRITGPVRLQGAKIDGGLFLQGAVIGPTAGDEAEEPPLQLNHIEVGTDIIANDLTVHGQLRLNGATVGGQLQLDGARLLAPGGVVLHAETLTVGTDLRAHRLHARGMVNLTGSRIPGQANLTRADLANPGGTALRASSCAIGELWLRHCPPIQGHVNLRRSTFDLLHVEPGSWPERIAIDGLTYRTLAPHLPPEQRLPALEREESGYLPYAYEQLAAAYRTAGDEAGARTVQLAKLRRHRRTLPRHARLWGLLQDATVGYGFRPLRAAGWLLALLLTGTIAYGLHPPRELKAGEAPEFNPAFYTIDLMLPIIGFGQEGAFAPSGWYQWLSYVLIVTGWVLATTTAAGVSRSLQRQ; translated from the coding sequence ATGGAGATCACCGAACTGACCCCGGCCGAACGCCGCGTATGGGAAGCCTTTCCGCGCGGCGACGGCGTCGACTTCCGGGAACACCCCGAGGACAGCTCCGTGGACGGGGCCGGATGGGGCCCGGAGCGCACCGTCCGGGGGGAGGTGCTGCGCGCCCTGCTGCTGGGCGCGGGTCCCGCCGAGGAGGGCCGGGTCGCCGGGCTCAAGATCAAGGGCGCGCGGATCGTCGGCGAGCTCGACCTCAGGTACGCGGCCGTCACCCATCCCATCCGACTGCGCGACTGCTGGTTCGAACGCAAGCCCCTGCTGTACGGGTCCCAGCTGAAGGCGCTCGTCCTCGGCTACTCCACCCTCCCCGGGCTCACCGCCGCCACCATGCGCGTCGACGTGGTCCTGCGGCTCTCCTGTTGCCGGATCACCGGCCCCGTCCGGCTCCAGGGCGCCAAGATAGACGGCGGCCTCTTCCTCCAGGGGGCGGTGATCGGGCCGACGGCGGGCGACGAGGCGGAGGAGCCCCCGCTCCAGCTCAACCACATCGAAGTCGGCACCGACATCATCGCGAACGACCTGACGGTCCACGGTCAGCTGCGGCTGAACGGCGCCACCGTGGGCGGACAGCTCCAGCTCGACGGGGCCCGTCTCCTCGCTCCCGGCGGCGTAGTCCTGCACGCCGAGACGCTGACCGTCGGAACCGACCTGCGCGCGCACCGGCTGCACGCCCGCGGCATGGTCAACCTCACCGGCTCGCGCATCCCCGGCCAGGCCAATCTCACCCGTGCCGACCTCGCCAACCCCGGCGGAACCGCGCTGCGCGCCTCCAGCTGCGCCATAGGCGAGCTGTGGCTGCGCCACTGCCCGCCCATCCAGGGCCACGTGAACCTGCGCCGGTCCACCTTCGACCTGCTCCACGTCGAGCCCGGCTCCTGGCCCGAGCGGATCGCCATCGACGGCCTCACCTACCGCACCCTCGCCCCGCACCTGCCGCCCGAGCAGCGGCTGCCCGCGCTGGAGCGCGAGGAGTCCGGGTACCTCCCGTACGCGTACGAGCAGCTCGCCGCGGCCTACCGCACGGCCGGGGACGAGGCGGGCGCGCGGACCGTGCAGCTCGCCAAACTGCGCCGCCACCGACGCACCCTGCCCCGCCACGCCAGGCTCTGGGGGCTGCTCCAGGACGCCACCGTCGGCTACGGCTTCCGGCCGCTGCGGGCGGCGGGCTGGCTGTTGGCGCTGCTGCTGACCGGCACGATTGCATACGGTCTGCACCCGCCGAGGGAACTCAAGGCGGGGGAGGCGCCGGAGTTCAATCCGGCGTTCTACACGATCGACCTGATGTTGCCGATCATCGGTTTCGGCCAGGAGGGCGCCTTCGCGCCGAGCGGCTGGTACCAGTGGCTGTCGTACGTGCTGATCGTGACCGGCTGGGTCCTCGCCACGACGACCGCGGCGGGCGTCAGCCGGTCACTCCAGCGACAGTAG
- a CDS encoding lysophospholipid acyltransferase family protein, translating to MRMMFRTRVEGIENIPGTGPVILAGNHLTFIDSMILPLVCDRTVHFIGKDEYVTGKGIKGRAMAWFFTGSGMIPVDRDGANGGVAALMTGRRILEEGKIFGIYPEGTRSPDGRLYRGRTGIARLTLMTGAPVVPFAMIGTDKLQPGGAGMPRPGRVTVRFGEPMEFSRYEGMDRDRYVLRAVTDSVMAEVMRLSGQEYVDMYATKAKAA from the coding sequence ATGCGCATGATGTTCCGCACCCGGGTGGAGGGCATCGAGAACATCCCGGGCACCGGGCCGGTGATCCTGGCGGGCAACCACCTCACCTTCATCGACTCCATGATCCTTCCGCTGGTGTGCGACCGTACGGTGCACTTCATCGGCAAGGACGAGTACGTCACGGGCAAGGGCATCAAGGGCCGCGCCATGGCCTGGTTCTTCACCGGGTCCGGCATGATCCCGGTCGACCGTGACGGCGCCAACGGCGGCGTCGCCGCCCTGATGACCGGCCGCCGCATCCTGGAGGAGGGCAAGATCTTCGGGATCTACCCGGAGGGCACCCGCTCGCCCGACGGCCGCCTCTACCGCGGCCGCACCGGCATCGCCCGCCTGACCCTGATGACCGGCGCCCCGGTGGTCCCCTTCGCGATGATCGGCACCGACAAGCTCCAGCCGGGCGGCGCGGGCATGCCGCGCCCGGGCCGGGTCACCGTCCGCTTCGGCGAGCCGATGGAGTTCTCGCGCTACGAGGGCATGGACCGCGACCGCTACGTGCTGCGCGCCGTCACCGACTCGGTGATGGCCGAGGTCATGCGGCTCTCGGGCCAGGAGTACGTGGACATGTACGCGACCAAGGCGAAGGCGGCTTAG
- a CDS encoding HAD domain-containing protein, translating into MTPKPLLLIDVDGPLNPYAAQAQRRPQGYSTHRMRPTGWTEAESRKPLRVWLNHAHGAELLALARSYELVWATTWKDEANDWIGPQLGLPRLPYIDWPQMHGRSPRGTFWKTQYVLEYAGAREFAWIDDDITAPDREFVDQRHPARALLMRIDEQIGLTRTDFDALARWAV; encoded by the coding sequence ATGACGCCCAAGCCCTTGCTACTGATCGACGTGGACGGCCCACTGAACCCCTACGCGGCCCAGGCCCAGCGCCGCCCGCAGGGGTACTCCACCCACCGGATGCGCCCGACGGGCTGGACGGAAGCGGAGAGCCGCAAACCGCTTCGGGTCTGGCTGAACCACGCCCACGGCGCGGAGCTGCTCGCCCTGGCGCGCTCGTACGAGCTGGTCTGGGCGACCACCTGGAAGGACGAGGCGAACGACTGGATAGGCCCGCAGCTCGGCCTGCCGAGGCTCCCGTACATCGACTGGCCGCAGATGCACGGGCGCTCCCCGCGGGGCACCTTCTGGAAGACCCAGTACGTCCTGGAGTACGCGGGCGCACGGGAGTTCGCCTGGATCGACGACGACATCACGGCGCCGGACCGGGAGTTCGTGGACCAGCGGCATCCGGCGCGGGCGCTGCTGATGCGCATCGACGAACAGATCGGCCTGACCCGGACGGACTTCGACGCACTGGCGCGCTGGGCGGTGTAA